The Gammaproteobacteria bacterium genome window below encodes:
- a CDS encoding ATP-binding cassette domain-containing protein has product MSETPLLSINNIEALYGGVILALRGVTLTVNKGDVVSLLGANGAGKTTTLKACSRLLEAERGEVTKGSIELNGEDISQYNPYEMVKQGVVQVLEGRHIFSHLSVEENLMTGSFIQNMSKAEVKTNLEHVYELFPRIKDRRKNPGGLCSGGEQQMIAVGRALMSKPSLILLDEPSMGLAPQFIEQIFEIVKRLNEEEGVSFLVSEQNAMVALRYASVGYMIENGRVVKKGLAKDLLESSDVAEMYMGGGKDKVSFDGVKYYHRRKPCFV; this is encoded by the coding sequence ATGAGCGAAACACCATTACTTTCAATTAATAATATTGAAGCACTATACGGAGGCGTTATTCTCGCTTTACGTGGTGTGACTCTTACCGTAAACAAAGGTGATGTCGTATCTTTGTTAGGTGCTAACGGTGCGGGTAAAACTACAACCTTAAAAGCCTGTTCACGTTTGCTTGAAGCAGAGCGTGGTGAAGTAACTAAAGGAAGTATCGAACTTAATGGTGAAGATATTTCGCAGTACAACCCATATGAAATGGTTAAACAAGGGGTTGTTCAAGTATTAGAAGGCCGACATATATTTTCTCACTTAAGTGTTGAAGAAAATTTAATGACAGGTTCATTTATTCAGAACATGAGTAAAGCTGAAGTAAAAACTAACCTTGAACATGTGTATGAATTATTCCCACGAATTAAAGATCGACGCAAAAATCCTGGAGGATTATGTTCAGGTGGCGAGCAACAGATGATTGCTGTAGGCCGTGCGTTAATGTCTAAGCCAAGTCTCATTCTTTTAGATGAGCCATCAATGGGCCTAGCACCACAGTTCATCGAACAAATATTTGAAATTGTTAAACGACTTAATGAAGAAGAAGGCGTAAGCTTTTTAGTGTCAGAACAAAATGCAATGGTTGCATTACGTTATGCTTCAGTTGGCTACATGATTGAAAATGGTCGCGTTGTTAAAAAAGGTTTAGCAAAAGACTTGCTTGAATCATCCGATGTTGCAGAGATGTACATGGGTGGCGGTAAGGATAAGGTTTCGTTTGATGGGGTTAAGTACTACCACCGTCGTAAACCTTGCTTCGTTTAG
- a CDS encoding ABC transporter substrate-binding protein — MKIRLLTLMVALGSMLSVSTAVLAEDTMYVPIPSYRVGPYAAGGTGYFGGILDYYNLLNERDGGVNGVKLIWSECETEYSVERGVECYKRLKDREGGAVFFDPLSVGISTALIETGRKDKMPIIAVNHGKTAGQRGDIFPYYFMPGINTYDEHSIMVHFIGDVLEGGRDNLKGKKIAMLYHGSPYGREAIDFMDSMCEKHGCTHHPLEVPHPGNEQQSQWLNIRKLKPDYVLLRGWGVMNPVAMQTAVRTGYPVSRLIGNIWSNSDEDVIPAGKAADGYQAITTHPAGTDFDVVQQIIKTVYGGGNGDLQDKSRLGSVYWNLGVLAGVVHTEALRIAQARFGNRALTSSEARWGFENLQLGADRIEELGATGLVPELALSCLDHVGGHLAKFQQWDSGARQWNIVSDWIEGDVPLSQAIIDAGAEQYATDNKIAARPCSADSNDDDFDL; from the coding sequence ATGAAGATAAGACTATTAACGTTAATGGTAGCATTAGGATCGATGCTAAGCGTTAGCACAGCAGTGTTAGCGGAAGACACCATGTACGTACCGATTCCAAGCTACCGTGTAGGACCATATGCGGCAGGTGGAACAGGGTACTTTGGTGGGATCTTAGACTACTACAATTTATTAAATGAGCGAGACGGCGGTGTAAACGGCGTAAAGCTTATTTGGTCAGAGTGCGAAACTGAATATTCAGTAGAGCGCGGAGTAGAGTGCTACAAGCGATTGAAAGATCGTGAAGGTGGTGCGGTATTCTTTGACCCACTATCAGTAGGTATATCTACTGCATTGATTGAAACCGGTCGTAAAGACAAGATGCCAATCATCGCGGTAAACCACGGTAAGACAGCCGGCCAACGCGGCGACATCTTCCCGTACTACTTTATGCCAGGTATCAACACCTATGACGAGCACTCCATTATGGTGCACTTCATTGGTGACGTACTAGAAGGCGGACGTGACAACCTTAAAGGCAAGAAGATTGCCATGTTGTACCACGGCTCTCCATACGGTCGTGAAGCGATCGACTTCATGGACAGCATGTGTGAGAAGCACGGTTGCACCCACCACCCTCTAGAAGTACCTCATCCAGGTAACGAGCAACAATCACAATGGTTGAACATTCGTAAATTAAAGCCTGACTATGTATTGCTAAGAGGCTGGGGTGTTATGAACCCAGTTGCGATGCAAACTGCGGTACGTACCGGTTACCCAGTAAGCCGATTAATCGGCAACATCTGGTCTAACTCTGACGAAGACGTAATCCCAGCGGGTAAAGCAGCGGATGGCTACCAAGCTATTACCACTCACCCAGCGGGTACCGACTTTGATGTGGTACAACAAATCATCAAGACCGTATACGGCGGCGGAAACGGCGACTTACAAGACAAGTCACGTTTAGGCTCAGTATATTGGAACCTTGGCGTACTAGCGGGTGTAGTACACACAGAAGCGCTACGTATTGCCCAAGCACGTTTTGGCAACCGCGCGTTGACTTCATCTGAAGCACGTTGGGGCTTTGAGAACCTACAATTGGGTGCGGATCGCATCGAAGAGTTAGGCGCTACGGGTCTTGTACCAGAACTTGCTTTATCTTGTCTTGACCACGTAGGCGGACATCTTGCTAAATTCCAGCAATGGGATTCAGGTGCACGTCAGTGGAACATCGTATCGGATTGGATTGAGGGCGACGTACCTCTATCACAAGCGATCATTGATGCGGGTGCAGAGCAATATGCAACCGACAACAAGATTGCGGCTCGTCCGTGTTCTGCAGACAGTAATGATGATGATTTTGACCTTTAA
- the aceA gene encoding isocitrate lyase, with protein MVSKSRAEQVKELENDWATNPRWKNVKRDYSAEDVVRLRGSVQPECTLARRGAENLWEKVNGSSKKGYVNAFGAITAGQAMQQAKAGLEAVYLSGWQVAADGNSSETMYPDQSLYAYDSVPTMVRRINNTFQRADQIQWKNIADGKMSEEDAIDYFLPIVADAEAGFGGVLNAYELMKNMITNGAAGAHFEDQLAAVKKCGHMGGKVLVPTKEACQKLGAARLAADVMGVPTIVLARTDAEAANLLTSDFDDNDKPFLTGERTPEGFYRVKNGLEQAISRGVAYAPYADLVWCETGKPDIGFAREFAQAVQAAVPGQLMSYNCSPSFNWKKNLNDSQIASFQEDLSEIGYKFQFITLAGIHLNWYRTFDFAHNYAQGEGMKHYCEMVQEPEFEGRDRGYTFVSHQQEVGAGYFDDVTTVIQGGASSVTALTGSTEEEQFSDK; from the coding sequence ATAGTGAGCAAGAGTAGAGCAGAGCAAGTTAAAGAATTAGAAAATGACTGGGCAACTAATCCACGTTGGAAAAATGTTAAACGTGATTACAGTGCTGAAGACGTTGTACGTCTACGCGGTAGTGTACAGCCTGAGTGTACCCTTGCACGAAGAGGTGCTGAAAACCTTTGGGAAAAAGTGAATGGTAGTTCTAAAAAAGGTTATGTGAATGCTTTTGGCGCGATTACTGCTGGCCAAGCAATGCAACAAGCAAAAGCAGGTTTAGAAGCCGTTTATCTTTCAGGTTGGCAGGTAGCTGCTGATGGTAACTCTTCTGAAACCATGTACCCGGATCAATCTCTTTATGCTTACGATTCTGTTCCAACCATGGTGCGCCGTATTAACAACACGTTCCAACGTGCTGATCAAATTCAATGGAAAAATATTGCTGACGGCAAAATGTCTGAAGAAGATGCGATTGATTATTTCTTACCTATCGTTGCAGATGCGGAAGCCGGTTTTGGTGGTGTATTAAACGCATACGAATTAATGAAGAATATGATTACTAACGGTGCTGCCGGTGCTCACTTTGAAGATCAGCTTGCTGCGGTTAAGAAGTGTGGCCACATGGGTGGTAAAGTGCTTGTGCCAACGAAAGAAGCTTGTCAAAAATTAGGCGCTGCGCGTTTAGCTGCAGACGTAATGGGTGTGCCAACGATTGTTTTAGCGCGTACAGATGCTGAAGCGGCTAACTTATTAACCAGTGATTTTGATGACAATGATAAGCCTTTCCTTACAGGCGAGCGTACACCAGAAGGTTTTTATCGAGTTAAGAATGGTTTAGAACAAGCAATTAGCCGTGGTGTAGCATATGCACCTTATGCTGACTTGGTTTGGTGTGAAACGGGAAAACCGGATATTGGCTTTGCGCGCGAGTTTGCACAAGCAGTGCAAGCTGCAGTTCCTGGTCAATTGATGTCTTATAACTGTTCACCTTCATTCAACTGGAAGAAGAATCTAAATGATTCTCAAATCGCCAGTTTCCAGGAAGACCTATCTGAGATAGGTTATAAATTCCAGTTCATTACTTTGGCTGGTATCCACTTAAACTGGTACCGTACTTTTGACTTCGCACATAACTACGCACAAGGCGAAGGCATGAAGCACTACTGTGAAATGGTTCAAGAGCCTGAATTTGAAGGTCGTGATCGTGGCTACACGTTTGTATCTCACCAGCAGGAAGTGGGGGCAGGTTACTTTGATGATGTTACTACTGTAATTCAAGGTGGTGCTTCTTCTGTAACAGCATTAACCGGTTCTACGGAAGAAGAGCAGTTCAGCGATAAATAA
- a CDS encoding branched-chain amino acid ABC transporter permease → MYYRETGQLVKSYSEDRRMMPVREDRWVMWAFLIFMFTIVPAFLVWIGEEDYVFSAILIPMMVLGVASLGLNIATGYTGQLSLGSAGFMCFGAFTAFNLLFRLEWMNVWLAFLGSGIIAGLVGIIFGLPSLRIKGFYLLVSTLCAQFFAEWFFNAYPWFLNNSTSGVAALPPFHYRFLPFQQEIFDFFGITRDYNDYIFRYFIALIVTVLLTLAAKNMVRSSTGRNWMAVRDMDIAASVIGISVGKTKLNAFFVSCFYSGVAGAMYCYCYIGNLDFMIFNLRRSFLIMFMVILGGLGSILGSFLGAIFVYFWPIFITIIGDKVFQGAFDTAFVENNSKIIVGTIIVLLLIYQPMGFAGLWNSAKHRLRIWPFKQ, encoded by the coding sequence ATGTATTACCGAGAAACGGGCCAATTAGTTAAAAGTTATTCTGAAGATCGTCGCATGATGCCTGTGCGCGAAGATCGCTGGGTGATGTGGGCATTTTTAATATTCATGTTTACTATTGTGCCAGCATTTCTTGTTTGGATTGGTGAAGAGGATTACGTATTTAGCGCAATCTTAATTCCGATGATGGTGTTAGGGGTTGCATCACTAGGTTTAAATATTGCTACCGGATACACAGGGCAACTTTCATTAGGATCGGCCGGTTTTATGTGTTTTGGTGCGTTCACAGCCTTTAACTTGTTATTTCGACTGGAGTGGATGAATGTTTGGTTGGCGTTCTTGGGGTCAGGAATTATTGCGGGCTTAGTCGGGATTATATTTGGTCTGCCGAGTTTGCGGATTAAAGGGTTCTATCTTTTAGTTTCTACCTTATGCGCACAATTTTTTGCAGAGTGGTTTTTTAATGCCTACCCATGGTTCTTGAATAATAGTACTTCGGGTGTTGCAGCGCTGCCTCCTTTTCATTATCGCTTCTTGCCGTTCCAGCAAGAAATTTTTGATTTTTTTGGAATTACTAGAGACTACAACGACTACATTTTCCGCTACTTTATCGCCTTGATCGTTACCGTATTATTAACCCTTGCCGCAAAAAACATGGTGCGTAGTTCTACCGGACGTAATTGGATGGCGGTACGTGATATGGATATTGCTGCAAGTGTAATTGGTATATCAGTAGGTAAAACAAAACTCAATGCTTTCTTTGTAAGTTGTTTTTATAGTGGAGTTGCTGGAGCCATGTATTGCTACTGTTACATTGGTAACCTAGATTTTATGATCTTTAACTTAAGAAGATCATTCTTGATTATGTTTATGGTAATACTAGGCGGCTTAGGCTCAATCTTAGGTTCGTTCTTGGGTGCTATATTTGTATATTTCTGGCCGATCTTTATCACTATTATTGGAGATAAAGTTTTCCAAGGTGCTTTTGATACTGCATTTGTAGAGAATAACTCTAAAATTATTGTAGGTACGATTATTGTATTGTTGCTGATTTATCAACCTATGGGGTTTGCGGGTTTGTGGAATTCTGCAAAACACCGTTTACGAATTTGGCCGTTTAAACAATAG
- a CDS encoding MBL fold metallo-hydrolase yields MEPILIEYDAGITCIDAMYMQPGHACCYLMVENGRAAFIDTGTGHSVPYLLATLKLKNLSVEDVDYVIPTHVHLDHAGGAGLLMSKLPNAKLVIHPRGAQHMIDPERLAAGTAAVYGEEKFKQYYGEIIPIDEPRVIVAKDEDEIQLASRILKFLDAPGHARHHFCVYDLTSESFFTGDTFGLSYKELDNEHGAFILPTTTPVQFEPDAWQNTLTRMLDHQPKNMYLTHFGRVTEIDQLGKQLREGIDEYANIAKGCMNSEISSESREQTIKEKITEHLQTKLRERYSESEVIEFTKLFDSDLDLNAAGLEVWVKRLEKAA; encoded by the coding sequence ATGGAGCCAATTCTTATTGAATATGATGCAGGCATAACTTGTATCGATGCTATGTATATGCAACCTGGTCACGCATGTTGTTACTTAATGGTTGAAAATGGTCGTGCAGCTTTTATAGATACTGGCACAGGTCATAGCGTTCCTTATCTGCTCGCAACACTCAAATTAAAAAACTTAAGCGTTGAAGATGTTGATTATGTAATTCCAACACACGTGCATTTAGATCATGCCGGGGGTGCAGGTTTACTCATGAGCAAACTGCCCAATGCAAAATTAGTCATCCATCCTCGTGGCGCTCAACATATGATTGATCCCGAAAGATTAGCCGCAGGCACGGCCGCAGTATATGGCGAAGAAAAATTTAAACAGTACTACGGTGAGATTATTCCCATCGATGAACCACGTGTCATCGTTGCAAAAGATGAAGATGAAATACAATTAGCTAGCCGCATTCTAAAGTTTTTAGATGCACCCGGTCATGCAAGACACCACTTTTGCGTGTACGACCTAACCAGCGAAAGCTTTTTCACTGGCGACACCTTCGGCCTTTCATATAAAGAGTTAGATAACGAACATGGTGCCTTCATACTGCCCACCACAACCCCTGTGCAGTTTGAACCAGACGCCTGGCAAAACACCCTCACCCGAATGTTAGATCATCAACCTAAAAACATGTACCTGACACACTTTGGACGCGTCACTGAAATTGACCAATTAGGCAAGCAGCTACGAGAAGGTATCGACGAATATGCAAATATCGCAAAAGGTTGCATGAACTCTGAGATTTCTAGTGAAAGTCGAGAACAAACCATTAAAGAAAAAATAACCGAACACCTACAAACTAAACTGCGAGAGCGTTACTCAGAAAGCGAAGTGATTGAATTCACCAAATTATTTGATTCAGACCTAGACCTGAATGCAGCAGGATTAGAAGTGTGGGTAAAACGACTTGAGAAAGCTGCTTAG
- a CDS encoding GTP-binding protein: MTVINKKVCMIGDFSVGKTSLTSRFVKNIFSDKYISTVGVKVDAKEIEMDSHTTLKLMVWDVAGKDVFTALDDNYLKGSSGYLLIADGTRPNTIETAFKLQEHIHNVLGEIPFCMLINKKDLLSEWQCTSQELNDVESRGWDYYETSAQSGENVDTAFLELGRKLI; the protein is encoded by the coding sequence ATGACCGTTATCAATAAAAAAGTTTGCATGATTGGAGATTTTTCTGTTGGTAAGACTAGTTTAACTTCAAGGTTTGTAAAAAATATTTTCTCCGATAAATATATTAGTACTGTTGGAGTAAAGGTGGATGCTAAAGAAATTGAAATGGATAGCCACACTACTTTAAAACTAATGGTATGGGACGTTGCAGGGAAAGATGTTTTTACTGCACTTGATGATAATTATTTAAAAGGCTCATCAGGATATTTGCTGATAGCGGATGGCACACGTCCGAATACCATCGAAACAGCCTTTAAACTACAAGAGCATATACATAATGTATTAGGTGAAATCCCTTTTTGTATGCTGATCAATAAAAAAGATTTGCTGAGTGAATGGCAGTGTACTTCACAAGAGCTGAATGATGTTGAATCCAGAGGATGGGACTATTATGAAACTAGCGCCCAGTCGGGTGAAAATGTAGACACTGCTTTTTTAGAATTGGGGCGTAAATTAATCTAA
- a CDS encoding NADP-dependent isocitrate dehydrogenase, which translates to MANQPYQHVQLPADGEAIQFNKDGSLKVPDNPIIPFIEGDGIGIDVTPVMRRVVTAAVDQAYDGKRKIRWMEIYAGEKASRLYGAVNFLPEETLDVMRNYVVSIKGPLATPIGEGIRSLNVSIRQVLDLYACIRPIRYFAGTPTPLQNSTTTDMVIFRENTEDIYAGIEWEAHSDDVKKVIDFLMNEMNVTKIRFPDSSGIGVKPVSKEGSERLIRKAIQYAIDNDRQNVSLVHKGNIMKFTEGAFRNWGFDLAVREFSAEVIGDGPWCKIKNPLNGNEIIVKDVIADNFLQQILLNPQDYDVIATLNLNGDYISDALAAQVGGIGIAPGGNISDSVAVFEATHGTAPGFAGKNRVNPGSIILSAEMMLRYIGWDEAADLIIKGVEGAIAARTVTYDLARARAGFGANMRRPGTSREVQEDLERLMPGATLVSTTGFGEEIIKNMELDM; encoded by the coding sequence ATGGCGAATCAGCCTTATCAACATGTTCAACTTCCCGCGGATGGGGAAGCTATTCAGTTTAACAAAGATGGATCACTGAAAGTCCCAGACAATCCAATTATTCCATTTATCGAAGGTGATGGAATTGGAATCGATGTCACTCCGGTGATGCGGAGAGTGGTGACTGCAGCGGTGGATCAAGCCTATGATGGCAAACGTAAAATTCGTTGGATGGAAATCTATGCGGGTGAAAAAGCATCACGTCTTTATGGTGCAGTGAATTTCTTGCCAGAAGAAACGCTTGATGTAATGCGTAACTACGTTGTTTCTATTAAAGGACCATTAGCGACTCCTATTGGAGAAGGAATTCGTTCTTTAAATGTATCAATTCGACAAGTTTTAGATTTGTATGCATGTATACGACCCATTCGTTACTTTGCGGGCACTCCAACACCTCTACAGAATTCGACAACTACAGATATGGTTATTTTTCGTGAGAATACTGAAGATATCTATGCTGGAATCGAATGGGAAGCACATAGCGATGATGTGAAAAAGGTTATTGATTTTCTGATGAATGAAATGAACGTAACTAAAATTCGCTTTCCAGATTCCTCTGGAATTGGTGTTAAACCAGTTTCTAAAGAGGGCTCAGAACGCTTAATTCGCAAAGCCATTCAATATGCAATCGATAATGATCGGCAAAATGTTTCCTTAGTGCATAAAGGTAACATAATGAAATTTACAGAAGGCGCATTCCGTAATTGGGGATTTGATTTAGCTGTTCGTGAATTTAGTGCCGAAGTTATAGGGGATGGGCCATGGTGCAAGATTAAAAATCCTCTTAACGGTAATGAAATTATTGTTAAGGATGTGATTGCAGATAACTTCCTGCAGCAAATATTATTAAACCCTCAAGACTACGATGTGATTGCTACGTTAAATTTAAATGGTGATTACATTTCAGATGCGCTGGCAGCGCAAGTAGGTGGTATAGGAATTGCTCCTGGTGGCAACATTTCAGATAGCGTCGCGGTGTTCGAAGCTACACATGGTACGGCACCTGGATTTGCAGGAAAAAATCGTGTTAACCCAGGCTCAATTATTTTATCGGCAGAAATGATGTTGCGTTATATCGGTTGGGATGAGGCTGCAGATCTGATTATCAAAGGTGTGGAAGGTGCAATTGCAGCGCGAACGGTAACCTATGACTTAGCGCGTGCACGTGCAGGGTTCGGTGCTAACATGCGTCGCCCAGGTACCTCTAGAGAAGTCCAAGAAGACTTAGAACGATTAATGCCGGGTGCGACACTCGTGAGTACTACCGGTTTTGGAGAGGAAATTATCAAAAATATGGAGCTTGATATGTAA
- a CDS encoding branched-chain amino acid ABC transporter permease, which produces MLSGVMYSLVGIGFVLIYKSSGVFNFAQGTMLLFAALTFVSLTERQVNVYVAFTITAVVMVIMGIIIERTVMRPLANQSLLSLFMATVGLNYFLEGLAQGTWDSAVHGLELGIPSDPLPIREMAPDNPWFDLIISKSDAFAASVAFALVLGLYLFFQYTRTGLSLRAVSDDHLAAQAVGIPLSKIWAIVWAVTGVITFIVGLIWAERLSVSFTLTAAVLKGLPVILIGGLTSIPGCIVGGLIIGASEKIGELYFAPVLGGQGIEHWWAYLTALVFILIRPTGIFGEREIERI; this is translated from the coding sequence ATGCTTTCAGGTGTGATGTACTCACTGGTGGGCATTGGCTTTGTATTGATTTATAAGTCTTCAGGCGTGTTTAACTTTGCGCAAGGCACCATGTTGTTATTTGCCGCACTGACCTTTGTAAGTCTCACGGAAAGGCAAGTGAATGTTTACGTGGCATTTACGATTACGGCTGTAGTGATGGTGATCATGGGGATTATCATTGAACGTACAGTGATGAGGCCGTTAGCAAATCAATCATTATTGTCACTATTTATGGCGACGGTGGGGTTGAATTACTTCTTGGAAGGGTTGGCACAAGGGACGTGGGATTCGGCTGTGCATGGACTGGAGCTAGGTATACCAAGTGATCCATTACCGATTAGAGAAATGGCCCCTGACAACCCGTGGTTTGATTTAATTATTAGTAAGTCAGATGCTTTTGCAGCATCGGTTGCTTTTGCTTTAGTGCTGGGGCTTTATTTATTCTTCCAATATACCCGTACAGGATTGTCTTTACGCGCGGTGTCTGATGATCATTTAGCAGCACAAGCAGTGGGTATTCCGCTTTCTAAAATTTGGGCGATTGTGTGGGCGGTAACGGGCGTTATCACTTTCATCGTTGGACTGATTTGGGCGGAGCGTTTAAGTGTTTCGTTTACATTAACCGCTGCGGTATTAAAAGGATTGCCTGTAATTTTGATTGGTGGTCTAACCTCAATTCCTGGATGTATTGTTGGCGGACTTATTATTGGCGCGAGCGAAAAAATAGGTGAGTTGTATTTTGCCCCGGTGCTGGGTGGACAAGGTATTGAGCATTGGTGGGCATATTTAACTGCGTTAGTTTTCATTCTTATACGGCCTACCGGAATATTCGGTGAGCGAGAAATTGAACGTATATAA
- a CDS encoding ATP-binding cassette domain-containing protein, which produces MVIENIDLAFGGTKAITDISFTVYKGEICAVIGPNGAGKSSMLNVINGVYIPQQGSITYEGKKFNKMKPHSAAVMGIGRTFQNIALFSGMSVVENIMTGRNLMMKSTFIENALGIGRSKREELEHREVCEEIIDFLGLQSIRKTSVSALSYGLQKRVELGRALAAEPNMLLMDEPIAGMNIEEKLDMACFIQEINRNRGTTIVLIEHDMGVVMDISDHVVVMDYGAKIGDGTPEEVMSNQDVIDAYLGVSHE; this is translated from the coding sequence ATGGTGATCGAGAATATCGATCTAGCATTTGGTGGCACAAAAGCCATCACCGATATCAGTTTTACGGTATATAAAGGTGAGATCTGTGCAGTAATTGGTCCTAATGGAGCGGGTAAAAGTTCCATGTTGAATGTCATTAACGGGGTATATATTCCGCAACAAGGTTCAATTACTTACGAAGGCAAAAAATTCAATAAAATGAAACCGCACTCAGCTGCGGTGATGGGTATTGGTCGTACTTTCCAAAATATTGCACTGTTTTCCGGAATGTCTGTAGTTGAAAACATTATGACGGGTAGAAACTTGATGATGAAATCGACATTCATCGAAAATGCATTAGGCATTGGGCGCAGCAAAAGAGAGGAGCTCGAGCACAGAGAAGTGTGTGAAGAGATTATTGACTTTTTAGGTTTGCAGTCCATTAGAAAAACATCTGTCTCAGCCTTGTCGTATGGATTGCAAAAACGTGTTGAGTTAGGGCGAGCACTCGCTGCTGAACCTAATATGCTGTTAATGGATGAACCAATTGCCGGGATGAATATCGAAGAAAAATTAGATATGGCGTGTTTCATTCAAGAGATTAACCGTAACCGCGGTACCACTATTGTATTGATTGAGCACGACATGGGGGTTGTGATGGATATTTCTGACCATGTTGTGGTGATGGATTACGGCGCAAAAATTGGTGATGGAACACCAGAAGAAGTAATGAGTAATCAAGATGTAATCGATGCGTACTTGGGTGTGAGCCATGAGTAA
- a CDS encoding putative 4-hydroxy-4-methyl-2-oxoglutarate aldolase, translating to MTFKTADLCDDHEGKISVAEPLFADFGGNISFSGKIITIKCFEDNSLVREALKTPGEGRVLVVDGGGSIRRALVGDLLAQAGADNNWSGIVVNGCIRDSGVIATIKIGCKALGTLPMKTDKKGIGEQDLTVHFADVDFIPGHYLYADEDGIIVSADNLLS from the coding sequence ATGACATTTAAAACCGCTGATCTATGCGATGACCATGAAGGCAAAATATCTGTAGCAGAACCACTATTTGCGGATTTTGGAGGCAACATTTCGTTTAGTGGGAAAATTATTACCATCAAATGCTTTGAAGATAATTCATTAGTACGTGAAGCGCTTAAAACGCCTGGCGAAGGTCGTGTTTTAGTTGTAGATGGCGGCGGTTCTATTCGTAGAGCGTTGGTAGGAGATTTACTCGCTCAAGCCGGTGCAGATAACAATTGGTCGGGCATCGTTGTAAACGGATGCATACGTGACTCAGGTGTAATTGCGACCATCAAAATTGGCTGCAAAGCGCTGGGTACACTGCCCATGAAAACCGATAAAAAAGGCATTGGCGAACAAGACTTAACGGTTCATTTTGCGGATGTAGATTTTATTCCTGGGCATTATCTCTATGCAGACGAAGACGGCATCATTGTTAGCGCTGATAATTTATTAAGTTAG
- a CDS encoding response regulator encodes MRIALLEDDQDQAKLLEVWLYDAGHQPYVYHAGAQMVGALNKESFDVIMLDWEVPDMSGFEVLQWVRENLDWSCPVLFITQRDQEEDVVKALEAGADDYMSKPINRAEMLARINSVHRRNNPPDENETVLEISPYVIDLKKRNITCKGIEVELTQKEYELGLFILRNVGKVLSRGYLLERVWGKNPDINTRTVDTHVSRLRRKLAFNKENGWKLTSVYQHGYRLEPDVD; translated from the coding sequence ATGAGAATTGCACTGCTCGAAGATGATCAAGATCAAGCTAAACTTCTAGAAGTTTGGCTATACGACGCCGGTCATCAACCATATGTTTATCATGCAGGCGCCCAGATGGTAGGTGCGCTTAATAAAGAAAGTTTTGATGTCATTATGCTTGATTGGGAAGTGCCCGATATGAGCGGCTTTGAAGTCTTGCAATGGGTACGTGAGAATCTGGATTGGAGCTGCCCAGTGCTTTTTATTACTCAGCGTGATCAAGAAGAAGATGTAGTTAAAGCGCTAGAAGCGGGTGCCGATGATTATATGTCTAAACCCATTAATCGAGCAGAGATGTTAGCGCGTATTAATTCGGTTCATAGAAGAAATAACCCTCCTGACGAAAATGAAACGGTTCTTGAGATTTCTCCATATGTAATTGATTTAAAAAAGCGCAACATCACTTGTAAAGGTATAGAGGTGGAATTAACCCAGAAAGAATATGAACTTGGTTTGTTCATATTACGAAATGTTGGCAAAGTATTATCGCGAGGTTACTTGCTGGAAAGAGTCTGGGGTAAGAATCCGGATATTAATACGCGCACAGTCGATACGCATGTTAGTCGTTTAAGGCGTAAGTTAGCATTTAATAAAGAAAATGGATGGAAGTTAACGTCTGTTTATCAGCATGGGTATCGTCTTGAGCCTGATGTGGACTAA